The Lysobacterales bacterium region CGGCACCGACTTCAAGCTCGACGCCCTGCACAGCGGCGCGCGCGGTCTGCGGATAGCGCAGGCCGAAGCCGCGCAGGCGCAGCAGAGGCGCGGTCGCTTCGGCCGCTGGGGTCTGCAGCGATGACCCGGGTGCAGCGGCCGGCGTGCGCGCGTTGCCGCCGGAGTGGGCCGCAGTGCGGGTGTCTTGCGCTGCGATGTGACGGTCCGTCGCTGTTCCGGCGTCGCGCGCCGCCAGCAGCCGCTGTGTGTAGCCCGCCTGCGGATTCGCCAGCACCGCGTCGGTCGGCCCCTGCTCGACCACGCGCCCGCGTTCCAGCACGCAGAGCTGATCCGCCAGACGCGCGACCACGTCGAGATCGTGGCCGATGAACAGCAGGGCGAGACCGCGCTCGCGGCGCAGGCGTTCGAGCAGTTCCAGCACCTCGTGCTGGCTCAGCAGATCGAGCGCGCTGGTGGCCTCGTCGCAGATCAGCAACTGCGGCTGCCCGCACAGGGCGAGCGCGATCATCACCCGCTGGCGCTGGCCGCCGCTCAGCTGGCCCGGGCGGGCGCGCAGGAAGCGCTCGACCGACAGCGCCTGCGTTTGCCGCGGGTACCCCTCGCTTGCGGTCGATGCGTGGGCGGCCTGCGCCGCCGTGCCAGCCGCGGCTGTATGCCCGACCTCGACCTCGACCTCGACTTCGACTTCGCCCAGCCCGACTTCGATCAGCGCCGCGCGCGCGGCCGACTCCAGCGCATCGCCGCGCAGGCCGCGCAGCTGGCGCAGGCTCTCGCGCAGCTGGCTGCCCACGCTGCGCAGGGGATGCAGGCTGGCCAGCGGGTCCTGGAAAACCAGGCCGAGCGCGCGCCCGCGCAGCCCGGCGGGCAGGGGCTTGGCGAGATCGATGCAGCGATCGCCTAGACGCAGCCGGCCCTGCGCGCGCAGCCCGCGCGGCAACAGCCCCGTCAGCGCCAGCGCCGACAGGCTCTTGCCCGAGCCCGAGCCGCCGATCAGGCCGAGGCAGGCGCCGCGCGCCAGCGCGAAGGACAGCGGGCCGATGGCGCGGCCGTCGGGCAGGGTGATGGTGAGATCCTCGACGGCGATCGCGGTGTCTGCGTCGGTCGCGTGCGGCCTCGCATCGGCGCTGGGCTCGATGCGGGCCTCGCCCGAAGCGGACGCCTGCGGGGCAGCGTCCACCAGCCGCGGATCCAGCGCATCGCGCAGCGCTTCCCCGAGGCGCTGGAAGGTCAGCAGCAGCGCGCACAGCAGCAGGGCGGGGCCGATCAGCACCCAGGGCGCGGTGTCGAGTTCCTGCGCGCCTTCGCCCAGCAGCGCGCCCAGCCCCGCCCACGGCTCGCTGAGGCCCAGCCCCAGAAAGCCGAGAAAGCTCTCGACCAGCACCACGTTGGCAGCGATCAGGCCGGCATAGACGAGGGCCAGCGGCAGCAGGTTGGGAATCACATGCCGGCGCAGCAGATCGACACGCCCGGCGCCGGCGGCGCGCGCGGCCAGCACGAAGCCGCTGTCGCGCAGGCGCGCGGCCTCGGCGCGCATGACCCGCGCCAGGTCGATCCAGGCCTGCCCGGCGATGGCGCCGAGCAGCAGCCACAGCGAGCGCTCGAACAGGGCCAGCAGCAGGATCACCAGCAGCAGGAAGGGCAGGGCGGAGAGCACGTCCAGCGCGCGCATCATCAGGCGCTCGCTGCGGCCACCGACCAGCCCCGCCCAGGCGCCGTAGGCCAGCCCGATCAGCAGGGCGACCAGCGTTGCGCTGACCCCGATCAGCAGCGACATGCGCAGGCCCATCAGGCTGCGCGCCAGCACGTCGCGGCCGATCGCATCGGTGCCCAGCCAGTGCTGCCATGAGGGCGGCTCGGAGAGGGCCTCCCAGTCGGGCTTCCAGGCCGCCTCGCTGCCGGTGATCAGCGGGCCTACGAAGGCGAGTACGGCCAGCGCGCCGAGCAGCCACAGCAGGCGCCGCACGGGCGCCGAGGCCAGGGCGTAGCGTTGGGCGGGCAAGGGCAGGGCTTCGACAGTCATGGCCGCGCAGGATACGGCCAGGCGATCGCGATCAACGAGCGCAGACAGGCTCAGCCTTACACTGCGCGCCTTTCCCGAATCGACCGGAGCCCGCCATGGCCTACCCGCACACCCGCCCGCGCCGCATGCGTCGCGACGACTTCTCGCGCCGGCTGATGCGCGAGCATCGCCTGAGCGCGGACGACCTGATCCTGCCGGTGTTCGTACGCGAGGGCGAGAACCTGCGCGAGTCGATCGGCTCGATGCCGGGCGTTGAGCGGCTGTCGATCGATCTGCTGCTGAAGCTCGCCGATGAAGCGGTCGAACTCGGCATTCCGGCGCTGGCCCTGTTTCCGGTGACGCCGCCGGAAGCGAAGTCGCGGGACGCCGCCGAGGCCTGGAACCCGCAGGGCCTGGCCCAGCGCGCGGTGCGCGCCTTGAAGGGGCGGCATCCGGGTCTCGGCGTGATCACCGATGTCGCCCTGGACCCCTTCACCACCCACGGCCAGGATGGCCTGATCGACGCCAGCGGCTACGTGGTCAACGACGAGACCGTCGAAGCCCTGGTCAAGCAGGCGCTGAGCCACGCCGAGGCCGGAGCCGACGTGGTCGCGCCCTCGGACATGATGGACGGCCGCATCGGCGCGATTCGTTCTGCGCTGGAAGCGGCGGGCCACAGCCACACCCGCATCCTTGCGTATTCGGCCAAGTACGCCAGCAGCTTCTACGGGCCCTTCCGCGACGCTGTGGGCTCGGCCGGTAACCTGGGCAAGGGCAACAAGTACACCTACCAGATGGACCCGGCCAACTCCGACGAAGCCCTGCGCGAGGTTGGCCTGGATCTCGACGAAGGCGCCGATATGGTGATGGTCAAACCGGGCCTGCCCTATCTCGACATCGTGCGGCGGGTGAAGGACCGCTTCGGCGCGCCGACCTTCGTCTACCAGGTCAGCGGCGAGTACGCGATGCTCAAGGCCGCCGCACAAAACGGCTGGCTCGACGAGCGCGCGGTGGCGCTGGAGTCCCTGCTGTCGATCAAGCGCGCGGGCGCCGACGCCATCCTGACCTACTACGCGCTGGACGCCGCACGCTGGTTGCGCGAGGGCTGAGCGCATAGGGTGGGCCCTGGCCCACCGTGAGCTGCGCACTGCTCGAACGAGTGGTTCTTCTCGAAGCTTGGCGCCGGATGCAGCGACGGCGCGCCTTCGCTGACCTGACGAAAGCGCTGCATTGAGCCCCTCTCCCCGTGTGGAGCTAACCGAGTCGCTAATGGCCCCTCGGTGGGGGCCATGACTCGGTGAGCCCGAGCGAAGCGAAGGTCAAGGGGTCGGGGGAGAGGGGTGAAGCCTGCCGCGAGGGTCGTCCCCCTCTCCCAAACCTGCCGTCGCTTCGCTCAGGCCGCGGAGCGTGTCGGCCGCCAAGGGCAGCCGACCAGCACTCTCCTCCGCTTCCCGCGAGGCGTGAGGGCGATGCGCCTCCATCGGTCGCCCGGCACTACTCGGGCGCTGCAGCTTCAAGCACTCCTCGTGCGCTGTGCATGCGTTCGCCCGAGCCAACCGTCCATCCCCAACTGCCCGCCAGAGCGCGTCGAATCACGTCCTCTGCGGAGCGCCCGGACACCTGGAACTCCCGTTGCGCAAGCTCCGGCTGCCAGCCAGCACAACGAAGCTCGACATCTATCCCCGAGCCCCGCAAACGGAAGAAGAAGTCATGGCTCTGATTCGCCAGTGGGCGCTCGATCCACTTCAAGCGGACCCCGCCGAGCGCGCTGGCGAGTTGGTGGGCCGCATCGGCCAGGGTCAGGGGCTGTGGCGACTGTAGCCAGAACCGCGTTGCAGCGGGCGCGCTCATTCCACCCTCGCACCGGGTGCTTCGCCGATGCGCTCGAACGCCAGTTCAAACGCATCGCCATCAAAGCTCAGAACACGTCCGACCCGATCCAGCACGGCATGGAAGGTCTTGCGCGTAGCCGAGGCATCCTCACCGCGATCCACCACAGCGGGATCCGCGGCAATCGCCTTGACCATGCGCAGCGGCAGGCCGTGCGCCAGCGCTTCGCGCAGATGCTCGGCAAATAGCCGATTGCCCGGACCCTGCCAGCGGCTCAGGCGGTCGCGATACACCCAGACGCCGTTCTCGGTCCGCAGCCTGTGCTGCCAGAGGCTCATCACTACGCCCTCAGCCGAGCGTGCGGAGACGGCCCACTGCACGTTGGCGAGCTTGGCGTTGAAGCGGGCGAACTCGGCGGCGATTCCCATGGGGCGGTGTCCTTGGACTGTCCAACAGTTCACCAACGTTGCCCAGAACAATGTCTCGGCGAGCGATGACCAAGGCGCCCTGCACGCCTGCGATGTTGGGACGCGCCTGCGGCTTGCCCCAACCTACGCGCCGCTTGTCCCAACCTACCCGAACTCCGCGGCGTGGCCCAGGCTTGGTAGGTTGGCGCCAAGCGCAGCGCGGCCCAACGGTGATCGCGGCGAGCTGTGAGTCTGCGATGTTGGGACGCGCCTGCGGCTTGTCCCAACCTACGCGCCGCTTGTCCCAACCTACCCGAACTCCGCGGCGTGGCCCAGGCTTGGTAGGTTGGCGCCAAGCGCAGCGCGGCCCAACGGTGATCGCGGCGAGCTGTGAGTCTGCGATGTTGGGACGCGCCTGCGGCTTGTCCCAACCTACGCGCCGCTTGTCCCAACCTACCCGAACTCCGCGGCGTGGCCCAGGCTTGGTAGGTTGGCGCCAAGCGCAGCGCGGCCCAACGGTGATCGCGGCGAGCTGTGAGTCTGCGATGTTGGGACGCGCCTGCGGCCTGTCCCAACCTACGCGCCGCTTGTCCCAACCTACGCGAATAATGCGCTGCGGCTCAGCCTTCGTAGGTTGGTGCCAAGCGCAGCGCGGCCCAACTCCGGGCGCACGGATGGCAGAGACTGCCTGAGACATCCGCGCGAACACGTTCTCGAAGCGCTCCGTTCAGACACCCCGCGCTTGCGTGGCAGCAAGGCAGACGTCGAGCGCGCTAAGCGCCCGCGCGAAGCCCTCCGCTCCCAGATTGCCCGCGCTCAGCGACGCGGAGCGCGCGTTCTTCGGCCGCAGCAGGCCCGCATAGCTCGCGAGCTCGGGCACCGCGCCGCACCAGTTGCGATAGCCGCGCATGCACAGCACCAGCGCATCGCGCCGCATCGCCCGCTGCAGCAGTTCGAAGCTGAAGCGCTGCGAGGGCAGGCGCAGATGGGCGTGGGCGAAGGATCGCGAGTGGTACGGAAAGAACTCGATGCACAGCAGGCGCGCGGCGAGCTGTTCAACGCTGCAGCCGGCCGCCTTGAGCACGGGCCCGACCTGACGCAGCCACCAGCGATGGCCGGGGCCTTGGCTCGGGTCCAGAAGGTGGAAGTGCGGTGCCCCGCTGTCGCTCTGGACATGCGCCCGCAGTGCACGGGTGAAGTCTTCACGCTGATGGTGGCGGGCATCGTCCTCCCCCACACCCGGGTTCAAGAGCAGCACCACCACCGGCGCCTCGTGCGGACCGAAGAAAGGCTCGGGCTGCAGATCGAGGTTCAGAGCCGCGCGCGCTCCTCGTCGTCTTCCGCCATAGGCGACCGCAGCAGTGGCAGCCACGGCGCATCGCAGGCAGGCACAAACGGCGCGGCGACTGACAAGTCGCGCCACGGGTTGAGTGCGCTCTCGCTCACGCCACGCCATTCAACTTGGCGGCGCTGGCCTTGCCGCGCCCGCGCTTCGCCTTCTCGATCGGCAGCAGGCCGGTCAGGGCCTGGTGGCGTTCGAGTAGGAAGGCGACGCGTGCGGCGTCGGCGCCGAGTGTCGGGGCCTTCAGACCGGCGGCTTTCTCGACCGCGGTGTAGGCGGCATCGATGGCGCGGTCGAAGAGGTGGAAGAAGCCGTCCCAGAAGCTCTTGGCCTCGGCGTCTTCCGACGACTCCTGCGCCCAGTCGCGTGAGAAGCGCAGGGCGCGGTCCTTGATCTCGTTCCAGCTCAGCGGCATGCAGTGCCCCCCGACATGCGAACTCGGCGAGGATGCCATAGCGCAGCGGCGCCAGACGGCGCGCGGCGCTTTCGACGTATCGCGGTGCTAGCGCGCCGCGCAGTGTCCCTTCTCGCTGGTCTGCCCGGCATGTTCCATCGCGGGCGCCCGATCCAGTCCCCGCGGACGCGCTGCAGCAAGCTGCTAGAGTCGGGCGCCCTGCATTCCCTGCCTTCGAGGAGCCCGCCATGACCCAGCACTTCGCCGTCTTCGGCCAGCCGATCCACCACTCGCTGTCGCCCTGGATCCACCACGAATTCGGCAAGCAGTGCGGGATCGATCTCGACTACCGCGCGATCGAGGCCAGCCCGGAGGACTTCGCCACTGCGATCGCGTCGTTCGGTGCGGCCGGCGGTCGCGGCGCCAACATCACCCTGCCGCACAAGGAGGCCGCCTACGCCCTCTGCAAGGAAGTGAGCGAGTACGCCTTCCATGCGGGTGCGGTGAACACCCTGATCCGTCAGGGTGACGGCTGGCTGGGCGACAACACCGACGGCGCGGGCCTGATCCGCGACCTCACCGAGCGCGAGCGTCTCGACTTGCGCGGCCGGCGCTGCCTGATGATCGGTGCC contains the following coding sequences:
- a CDS encoding ATP-binding cassette domain-containing protein, which encodes MTVEALPLPAQRYALASAPVRRLLWLLGALAVLAFVGPLITGSEAAWKPDWEALSEPPSWQHWLGTDAIGRDVLARSLMGLRMSLLIGVSATLVALLIGLAYGAWAGLVGGRSERLMMRALDVLSALPFLLLVILLLALFERSLWLLLGAIAGQAWIDLARVMRAEAARLRDSGFVLAARAAGAGRVDLLRRHVIPNLLPLALVYAGLIAANVVLVESFLGFLGLGLSEPWAGLGALLGEGAQELDTAPWVLIGPALLLCALLLTFQRLGEALRDALDPRLVDAAPQASASGEARIEPSADARPHATDADTAIAVEDLTITLPDGRAIGPLSFALARGACLGLIGGSGSGKSLSALALTGLLPRGLRAQGRLRLGDRCIDLAKPLPAGLRGRALGLVFQDPLASLHPLRSVGSQLRESLRQLRGLRGDALESAARAALIEVGLGEVEVEVEVEVGHTAAAGTAAQAAHASTASEGYPRQTQALSVERFLRARPGQLSGGQRQRVMIALALCGQPQLLICDEATSALDLLSQHEVLELLERLRRERGLALLFIGHDLDVVARLADQLCVLERGRVVEQGPTDAVLANPQAGYTQRLLAARDAGTATDRHIAAQDTRTAAHSGGNARTPAAAPGSSLQTPAAEATAPLLRLRGFGLRYPQTARAAVQGVELEVGAGECLAVLGASGSGKSSLVRGLLRLTNAGLEGEAWLHHAPLHALSGRALRQLRPRAQIVFQDPYSSLDPRQRIGALLSEPLALHGQRCERARLVQALNEVGLESDALGRYPHAFSGGQRQRIAIARALMLEPELLVCDEAVSALDAISRRQVLDLLRQLQRTRRLSLLFITHDPGAAAALAQRCAVMFEGRVVEVGPTDRLLSAPQHLHARALVGAWRSLQASGGRGAAATLAP
- the hemB gene encoding porphobilinogen synthase — encoded protein: MAYPHTRPRRMRRDDFSRRLMREHRLSADDLILPVFVREGENLRESIGSMPGVERLSIDLLLKLADEAVELGIPALALFPVTPPEAKSRDAAEAWNPQGLAQRAVRALKGRHPGLGVITDVALDPFTTHGQDGLIDASGYVVNDETVEALVKQALSHAEAGADVVAPSDMMDGRIGAIRSALEAAGHSHTRILAYSAKYASSFYGPFRDAVGSAGNLGKGNKYTYQMDPANSDEALREVGLDLDEGADMVMVKPGLPYLDIVRRVKDRFGAPTFVYQVSGEYAMLKAAAQNGWLDERAVALESLLSIKRAGADAILTYYALDAARWLREG